The Deltaproteobacteria bacterium genome includes the window TGCGCCGTCGATCAGGCGGCGCAGGCCGTCCCGGACGATGCTGTGGTCGTCGGCCAGGAGGACGCGGATCACGCCGGCTCCCCTTTCGCGACGCGGAGCGGGAGCCGCAGGTCGATCCGGGCCCCTCCGCCCGGTCGGTTGCCGATCGACAGCGTTCCCCCGATCAACGACGCGCGCTCCCGCATCCCGACCACCCCGAGCCCCTTCGATTCGTCCAGCCGGTCCGTGTCGAACCCCTTCCCGTCGTCCTCCACCGAAAGCAGGAGGGCGCCCTCCTCCACGCGGAGCGCGACGTCGACCCGCGTCGCTCCGGAGTGGCGCGCCACGTTCGTCAACGCCTCCTGGGCGATCCGGTAGACGGCGGTCGCCGCCTTGTCCGCGATCCGGGGCACGCCGCGGGGACGATAGACGCATCGTATCCTCGAACGCTTCTCGAAGTCCCGTATATACCAGTCGAGCGCGTCGACCAGCCCGAGGTTGTCAAGCGCGCCCGGACGGAGACGGGTGGCGATCCCCCGGACCTCGTCGATCGCCTTGTCGATGATGCCGCACATCGCCTGGGCCTGCCGCGACGCCGCGGGATCCGCGTCCTTCAGGCGGTCCCGGAGCCACGCCGAGTCGAGGGCGAGCGCCGTCAGCACCTGGCCGAACTCGTCGTGGAGCTCGCGCGCCACGGCGGCGCGCTCCTTCTCCTGTCCCGCGATGATGCTGTCGGACAGCCGCCGCAGCTGGTCCTCCGCCCGCTTGATCCCGGAGATGTCGGTGGAGATCCCGCAAAGGGTCGCGACCTCCCCCGCCTCGTCGTAGATCGGGAAGCGCGTGGTGAGGTAGATGCGCGAATCGTCGCCCTGCGGGAACGTCTCCTCCGCCTGGACCGGTTTTCGGCCGTCGAAGACCTTCCGGTCGTTCTCGCGGAGCGCGCCGGCGAATTCGCGGGGGAAGACGTCGAAGTCGGTCCGGCCGCGCACCTCCGCGTTCCGGACCCCGAACAGCTCCGTGAACCGGGGGTTGACGTAGATGTACCGCCCCTCCCGGTCCTTGACGTACACGACGGCGGGCGTGTGCCGGAGGATGCTCGTGAACCGGCGGGTCCGCTCCTTCACCTGCCGCTCGAGCTCCCCCGAATGCCGCGTGAGCTTCTCCTGTGCCTCCCGCAACGCCTCCTCCGCGGCCCTCCTCCGGACGATGTCGTCGTTCGCCCGCCGGTAGAGGAACAGGACGGAGAGCCCGATCAGGAAACAGAGGGCCAGGATGATCGGGGCCGTGACCCGGAACAGCGGGGCGGAGATCCTCCGCGAGACGGACCGGAGGTCGCGGAGGTGGACCACGCTCCAGCCGGGATACGTCGATACGTCCAGCCGGGAGAACCGGTACTCCGCGCCGCTCCGGTCCCGCGCCGTCCCGTCGCCGAGGATCGAAAGTCCGCTCCACTCCCACGGCCCCGGCCCGAACTGCTGCGACCGCGACACCTCTTCAATGTCCTCCTGGGTGAGGCTGTGCAGGGATCGGTAAAGCCACTCCCGCCGGTTCGCGGCGAAGACGATCCCCTTGGGGTCCGCGAGGAGGACGATCCCCTCGCCCCCCTGGCGGAACTCCTCCTCGATCCGCTCCGTCGAGATCTTGATCACCGCGACGCCGATGGGAGGGTCGCCCGGTCCGTCGTACACCGGGTGGCTGAAGTACACGCCGCGGGCCTTCGACGTCACCCCCTGAGCCATGTAGGTGGACGGCGACCCGCGGATCGCCTGCCTCCAGTACGGACGGAAGGCGAAATTGTTCCCCACGAAGCTGTCGGGGGCGTCCCGGTTGCTGGACGCGACGGTCGTCCCGACGCGGTCCATGACGTAGCAGACGTCCGCCGCGAGGGCGTCCCGGAAATGGTCGAGCACGGCGTTCGCCCGCGCGACGGAAGGTCCGCGGGGACGGGACAGGACCTCCCCCATCTCCTTCAGGCCGGCCAATGCCCGCGCCGTCTTCAGGTTCTCCGCCAGGAAGGAGGAGACGCCGTTCCGGATCCGCTCGGCCTGGAGCGCGCTGTCCTTCTCGGCCTCCTTGGAGGCCGAATCCCCGAGGGAGCGGAGGTAGACGTATCCCGCGACGGAGACGGAGAGGAAGGAGAGGAACGACAGGACCACGAGGATGACGCGGAGCTTCACGCCGGCCATGGTAGCATTGACATTACGGGTTGACCATATTACGGTCTGGAGATGCGGCGCATGCGCATTTTCCTCGCCACCGGAACGATCCTGTCCCTCCTCCTCTCCGCCGGGTGCTCCGACAAACTCTCCCGCCAGACGGGACTCACCGACGCGGACCTGCTCGCGCGCGGACAGAAGAAGGCGGAGCAGAAGAAGCACAAGGACGCCGCGGAGGCGTTCCAGACGCTCATCGAGCGGTTCCCCACCTCGCCGCTGGCCTCGCGCGCGCAGTTCGCGCTCGCCGAAAGCCGCATGGCGAACCGGGAGGAGATCGAGGCGGAGGTGGCGTTCGACGATTTTCTCCGCCTCTACCCCGCGGACCCGAAGGTCCCGGACGCCCTCTTCCTCAAGGGGAAGCTTCTCTCGGGGCAGCTCCTGCCTCCCGGGCGGGACCAGGGGAAGACGCAGGAGGCGCTGAAAGCGTATTCGCAGTTCCTCGAAAAGGCGCCGGGATCCCCCCGCGCGGCGGAGGCCGGGAAAAGAATCGCGGAGCTCCGGAACCGCCTCGCCCTCCATGAGGGGGCGGTGATCGACCACTTCCTTTCGCGGAAACGGTTCGACAGCGCCGAGGCGCGGGCCCTCCGCGCGCTGGAGGCGTACCCCGACGTGCCGGCCACGCCGGACCTGATGCTTCTCCTTTCGCGCGCGCTCGACCGGCAGGGGAAGAAGGAGGAGGCGGCCAAGGTGCGCAGCACCCTGGCGGCGAAATACCCGGGGCGCGGGGGAGGAAAGCGTTGAGCCGCGAACTGGCGGCGCTGATCCGGATGGGGAAGAGCGCCTTCACCGAGGCGGACTGCCGGAGGGCGGAGCGCCACCTCCAGGAGGCGCTGTCCGGGGGGGCCGACTACCCCGACCTCCACTACACCCTGGGGCTCATCGAGCACCAGCGCGGGAACTACCGGCAGGCGGTCGAACGGTTCGGGAAGGCGATCGCCCTGAACCCCGACTACACCGAAGCCCTGCTGTCGCAGTCGATCACCCTGAACGACATGGGACGGTACGAGGAGGCGCGGGAGGCGTACGACCGCGCCGCCGGGATCCTGTCCCGGCACGGGACTCCTCCCGGGGAGAACCTGGTCCGCGGCCGGATCGCCAACCTCCACAAGGAGCTCGGGGAGCTGTACCTCGCCCTCGGCCGGCAGGAGGAGGCGATCTCGCACTTCCGGAACGCGCTCGCGGCCGCGCCGGAATACCCCGACATCCGCGTGCGGCTGGTCGCGGCGCTGCGGGAGGCGGGGCGGCCGGAGGAGGCGATGGCCGAGGTGGAGGCGTTTCTCGCGGGGGCGCCGGGAAACGCGGCGGCCCTGATCCAGAAGGGGGTGCTCCACTACCTCGCGGGAAACCGCGGACCGGCGCGCCGGTGCTGGGAGGAGGCGCTGTACCGGGACCCGCTCAACAAGATCGTGCAGGTGTACCTGAACGCGATCGACCGGGAGTCGCCTCCCGGCTGACCCGTCCGTTCCGCGCGGGGAATCCCTTTACCACTCCGACAGCGACTCGAACGCCTTCGGGAGCCCGTCGAGGACGGAGCCGCCCGCCTGCGCCATGTCCTTTCTCCCTCCCCCGCCGCCCCCGACGTGGGCCGCGGCCTTCTTCACGATGTCGGATGCGGAGAACTTCGCGGTCAGGTCGGACGTCACGCCGGCCACGAGGTGGCACCGGTCCCCCTCCCGGGTCCCCAGCAGGAGCAGGCCGCTCCCCAGCTTCCCCTTGACCGCGTCCGCAAGCTCGCGCAGCGAGGCCGGGTCCATCGGCTCCACCTCCGCGGCCACGCGGCGGACGCCGTCCCGAAGGACGGCGGACGCGAGGATCTCTCCCACCAGGTCGCGCGAGGAACGCCTTCGCGCATCCTGGAGCGACTTCTCCAGCGCCTTGATCTGCGCGGCGAGCTTCCGGACACGGTCCGGGACTTCCGCCCCCGCGACCTTCAGCTCCCGGGCGACGCCGTGGAGCGTCTCCGCCTCCTCCCGCATCAGTCGCCACGCGGGAAGGCCGGTGACCGCCTCGATCCGCCGGACCCCGGCGGCCAGCGCCCCCTCGGAGAGGACGCGGAACAGGCCGATCTCGGCCGTGTTGCGGACGTGGGTCCCGCCGCACAGTTCCCGGCTCACCCCCTGGACCGTCACCATCCGGACGATGTCCGCGTACTTCTCTCCGAAGAAGGCCATCGCTCCCGCGGCCACCGCTTCCTCGTACGGAAGATGTTCCCAGGAGACGGGGGCGGCGGAAAATACCGCCCGGTTCACTTCTTCCTCGACCGCGGCGAGCGCCTCGGGCGAGAGCCCCTCGTAGTGGGTGAAGTCGAACCGGAGCTTGTCGGGGCCAACGTACGACCCGGCCTGCCGGATGTGGGTCCCCAGCGTCTTTCGCAGCGCGGCCTGCAGCAGGTGCGTCGCGGTGTGGTTCCCCTCCGCGGAACGCCGCTTCGCCTCGTCGACGGCCAGGGACGCCTCCTGCCCTTCCCGGACCGTCCCTTCGACGACCCGCGCCCGGTGGACGATGAGCTCGGCGGAGGGGCGGCGGGTGTCGGTGACTTCCAGCGCGAAACCGTCGCCCGAGATCCTCCCCGTGTCCCCCGCCTGCCCGCCGGACTCCCCGTAGAAGGGGGTCGCGTCGGTCACGATGTCGACCTCCTCGCCGCGGTCGGCCGACGCCACGCGGACCCCCGCGAGGAAGATCGCGACGACGCGGCATTCCGCGATCCGCCGATCGTATCCGACGAAGGAGACGGAGGCCCCGGAGCGCGACAGCTCCGCCGCCACGGCGTCCGCCGCGCCGACCTCCCCGCCCTTCCAGGACGTCCGCGACTGCGCCCGCTGCTTCGCCATCTCGGACTCGAACCCGGCCGCGTCGAGCGCGACCCCCCGTTCCCGGCACAGGTCGGCGGTGAGGTCCACCGGGAACCCGTACGTGTCGTACAACCGGAACGCGGCGTCGCCGGGGAAGACCTTCGCGCCGCCGGACGCCATCCGGGAGAACTCCTCCTCGACCAGCCGCAGCCCCGCGTCGAGCGTCTCGAGGAACCGGCGCTCCTCCTGGAACGCCACCGTGTCGATGAACGAGGCGCTGGCGGCGAGCTCCGGGTACGCGGACGAGAACTCCCCCACCACCGTCCCCGCCACCTTGTGCAGGAACGGTCCGTCGAACCCCAGCTTCTTCCCGTGCCGCAGCGCTCGCCGCATGATCCGGCGCAGGACGTACCCCCGCCCCTCGTTGGACGGCATGATCCCGTCCGCGATCAGGAACGCGGTGGCCCGCGCGTGGTCGGCGACGACCCGCATGGCCGCGTCCAGGGCGGGCGACTTCCCCGGAGCCACGCCGCAGAGACGGGAGATCCCCGCGAGGATCGGCCGGAACAGGTCCGTGTCGTAGTTGCTCTTGACGCCCTGCACCACGCCCGCGAGCCGCTCCAGTCCCATCCCGGTGTCGATGCTCGGCCTGGGCAGCGGCGCCTTCGTTCCGCCCTCGTCCTGGTTGTACTGCATGAAGACGAGGTTCCAGATCTCGAGGAAACGGTCGCAGTCGCACCCCACGGCGCAGCCGGGTTTCCCGCAGCCGACCCCTTCCCCCTGGTCGTAGAGGATCTCGGAGCACGGGCCGCACGGCCCCGTGGGCCCCATCGCCCAGAAGTTGTCCTTCTCGTCGAACCGCACGATCCGGGAGGCCGGGATCCCCATCGTCTTGTGCCACAGGTCGTACGCCTCGTCGTCCTCCCGGAAGACCGACACGGTCATCCGCCCGCCGTCGAGACCGACCTCGCGGGTGAGGAAGTCCCACCCGTAGAAGATCGCGTCCTTCTTGAAGTAGTCCCCGAACGAGAAGTTCCCGAGCATCTCGAAGAGCGTGTGGTGCCGGGCCGTGTAGCCGACGTTCTCGAGGTCGTTGTGCTTCCCGCTTACGCGGAGGCACCGCTGGGAGGTCGCCGCCCGCTTCCAGTCGGCGGACGAAAGTCCCAGGAAATATTCCTTGAACTGGACCATACCCGAGTTGGTGAACAGGAGCGTGGGGTCGTTCGCGGGAACGAGCGAGGAGCTGGGGAGCACCTTGTGTCCGTTGCGCTCGAAATAGGCGAGGAAGGCGGAGCGAAGCTGCGCACCCGTCTTGGCCATTTAATCGTCTCCTTCGGAGTTTTCGACCCAACGCAGGCCGACGGCGCGCCTGCAGGCGTGCGGGGGGAACCCCCGCCCCGCCAGGAACCGGTACGCCTTCGCGGCCCCCTCTCGCCCCGGGGGGACGCCCCGGCGGAACTTCTTCCGCAGCGCGAGCGCCGCCGACTCGGCCACCGCCTCGTCGGTGGACACCTCCCGAAGCGTCTCCGCGACGAGCTCCCGCGGGAACCGCCGGGCCGCGAGCGCGCGGGCGATCTTCGCGGGGCCGTAACGGCGCCCCTCCTGGTAGCTCCGGGCCAGCTGCATGCAGAGGGCCGGGTCGTCGAGCAGGCGAAGGTCGCGCAGCCGTTCGAGCACCGGGGGAACATCGGCCTCGGCGCACCCCTTGCCGAGGAGGCGCATCGCCACCTCCCCGGAGCTCAGGGGGCGCCGCGCGAGCATGCCGATGGCGAGCTCCAGGGGGTTCCCCGGGACCGACGCCCGCTGTTCCTTACGGCTCCTTCGGGGGACCGGCCTTGTCAAAGTCGTCCCAGGTCAGGTCCGATGTGGACGAGACGCCGCGGACCCGGAGGGCGAAGTCGTCCGCGTTGGTGGCCTGGCGCAGCGCCTCGTCGAGCGTGATGAGGTTCTCCTTGAGGAGCACCATGAGGGACTGGTCGAAGGTCTGCATCCCGTAGCTGACGAACCCCTGCTGGATCGCTTCGCGGATCTTCCGGGTCTTGTCCTTGTCCTCTACGTATTCCCGGACGCGGGCGGTGTTCAGCAGGACCTCCGCGGCGGGAACGCGCCCGGCCCCGTCCGCTCGCGGAACCAGCCGCTGCGACACGACGGCCTTCAGGACCGAGGCGAGCTGCAGCCGGATCTGCTTCTGCTGGAACGGAGGGAACGCGGCGACGATCCGGTTGATCGTCTCTCCCGCGTCCAGCGTGTGCAGCGTCGAAAGGACCAGGTGCCCGGTCTCCGCCGCCGTGATGGCGGTCTCGATCGTCTCCAGGTCCCGCATCTCGCCGACCAGGATCACGTCGGGGTCCTGCCGGAGGGCGCTTTTCAGCGCGTCGGCGAACGACGAGGTGTCGACCCCCAGCTCCCGCTGGTTGATGATGCTCTTGTTGTCGCGGAGAAGGAACTCGATCGGGTCCTCGATGGTCATGATGTGGCAGCTGCGCCGCGTGTTGATGAACTGGACCATCGCCGCGAGCGTGGTGGACTTGCCGCACCCGGTGGTCCCCGCGCAGAGGACGAGCCCCCGTTCCTCCAGGGCGATCTCCTCGAGCACCTTCGGGAGGTGCAGGTCCTCGAAGGTCCGCACCCCGACCGGGACCAGGCGCAGCACGAGGCCGATGGTCCCCCGCTGCTGGAAGACGTTCACCCGGAACCGCCCCAGCCCCTGGACGCTGTAGGCGCAGTCGAGCTCGTGGTGCCGCTCGAACCGGCTTTTCTGGTCCTCCCGGAAGATGACGGCGGTCATCGCCGTCAGGTCCTCCTGCCGCAGCGGCTCGGGGACCTTGAGCGGGACCAGCTTGCCGTTGATCCGGAAGATGGGGGGAAGCCCCACCTTGAGGTGCACGTCCGAGGCGCCGTGCTTGGCCGCGGCCCGGAGGATTTCGTTCAGCTCCAAGGCGTCACGCTCCTTCCGTCACGGGTTTCCCGGACTCCCCGATTCCCCGCTTCGCGAGGATCCTTCTCCCCAGGTCGCCGGCCATCTCCGGGTGCTCCTTGAGGAAGATCCGCGCGTTCTCCCTCCCCTGCCCGATCCGCTCCCCGCCGACAGAGTACCACGCGCCGCTTTTCTCCACGATATCGAGCTCCACCCCCAGGTCGAGGATGTCCCCCTCGCGGGAGATCCCCTCCCCGTAGAGGATGTCGAACTCCGCCTCGCGGAACGGCGGGGCGAGCTTGTTCTTCACCACCTTGACCCGCGTCCGCCCCCCGATGACGTCGTCGTCCTTCTTGATCTGGGAGATCCGGCGGATGTCCATCCGCACGGAGGCGTAGAACTTCAGGGCGTTCCCGCCGGTGGTCGTCTCGGGATTCCCGAACATCACCCCGATCTTCTGGCGGATCTGGTTGATGAAGATCACCGACGTCTGGGACTTGCTGATCGTCCCTGTGAGTTTGCGGAGCGCCTGGGACATCAGCCGCGCCTGCAGCCCCATGTGGGCGTCCCCCATCTCCCCCTCGATCTCCGCCTTGGGGACCAGCGCCGCCACGGAGTCGACCACCAGCACGTCGAGCGCCCCGCTGCGGACGAGCATCTCCGCGATCTCCAGCGCCTGCTCCCCCGTGTCCGGCTGCGAGATGAGGAGGTCCTCCGTGGAGATCCCGAGCTTCCTCGCGTACGCCAGGTCGAGCGCGTGCTCCGCGTCGACGAATCCCGCGATTCCTCCCTGCTTCTGCGCCTCGGCGATGATGTGGAGCGCCAGCGTGGTCTTCCCCGACGACTCCGGGCCGAAGATCTCGGTGACCCGTCCGCGGGGGATCCCTCCGATCCCCAGCGCCGCGTCCAGCGAGATCGCTCCGGTGGAGATGACCGCGACGTCCCGGGCGGGGAGATCCGATCCCAGCCGCATGATGGCGCCCTTGCCGTAATTCTTCTCGATCGCCGCGACGGCCATGTCGAGGGCCTTGCGGCGGTTCGCGTCCTGGCTCATGTACGGTTTCTCCTGTTCTTTTTACTTAGTGGCTCCCCCGGAGGGGAAATTCGCGGACGACGGCGTATGAAGCGCCCGCCGGGGAGAGGCGGCTTTCGAACAGCCGGAACGAGGTCACGGGCACGACGCCGAACCCTCGTCCGGCGAACGCCCGGACGAACCGTTCGCCCCACGCGGGAGGTAGCGCTCCGCGGGCGCGCCCGACCGTGATGTGCGGGTGGAACGGACGATCCTCCCGGGGGAACCCGGCCCCCGAAAGCGCGTTCTCCATATTCTGTTGCAACTCCCCGACCAATTCAAGCGGTTCACGGAAACCGGCCCAGAACACGCGGGGATTCCTCGTCCCCGGAAACGCCCCTCCCCCTTCGGCGACCAGCGAAAACGGGGGGACCGCGCCGGCGACGAAGGCAAGCGGGCCCTCCAGGGCGGGAATCGCCGCGGGCGCCCGTTCGCCCAGGAATTTCAGCGTTACGTGCAGATTCTCCCTGGGCACCCAGGACACCGGGGCGTGGCCCCCGCGCAACCCGTCCACCGCGTCGCCCACCGCATCCCGCACCCCGGCGGGCAGCCCGATCCCGACGAACAGCCTCACCCCGCGCCCTCCAGTGCGCGGGCGACCGCGGCCAGCGCCGCCCGTACGGTCGCCCGGCGGACCTCGGCCCGGTCCCCAGGGAACCGGTGCCGGTGCGAAAAGCGGCCCCCCCCGCGGGAGGCCACCGCGATCCACACCGTGCCGACCGGCTTGGCGCGGGTGCCGCCGCCGGGACCCGCCACCCCGGTCACGGCGACGGCGATGTCCGACCCGAACCGCCGGAGCGCTCCTTCCGCCATCGCCAGCGCCGTCTCGCGGCTGACCGCCCCCTTCGCGAGGAGCGTTTTCGCGGGAACTCCCAGCAGGGAGGTCTTCGAGCCGTCGTGATACGCGACGATCCCCCCGAGGAAATATTCCGATGCGCCGGGAATCCCGGTGATCGCCCCCGCGAGGAGACCCCCCGTGCACGACTCGGCGACCGCCACGCTCCTCCCCGATGCGAGGAGCATCCCGCCGATCCGTGCCGCCAGGCGAGGTGCCGCCAGGCGAGGCGTCACCCGGCCAGCCACAGGATCCCCCGGTACGCGGCCGCCGCGTACACCCCGGCGGCCAGGTCGTCCGCCACGACGTACGCCGGCCCCTCCCTCGCGTCGAACCACGCCGCCGGACCGAACTTGAACACGTCGAAGGCCCGGAACAGCAGGAAGAGCAGCAGCGCGTGACGCCACTCCCACGGGATCCCGGTGGCGGCGAGAAGCATTCCCGCGATCTCGTCGATCACCACCGAAGGCGGGTCCGGCCGCCCCGCGACCGCGATCTCCTCCCGAGCGGCGGGAATCGACACCAGGAGAACGGCGGCGAGCAGGAGGAAGTGCGCCGCACCCCACCCTCCGGTCCAGTACCAGAGTGGGAGGCAGACGAGAGTCCCGGCGGTCCCCGGCGCGACCGGGGAATACCCGGCACCGAAGCCGGTGGCGGTCGCGCGCAATCCCCGGCGCACCCACCGGTTTGCCCGAAAACGATTGACTTGAGCGGCGCCCATGACGGATATTTACTACTGTATGCCAACGATACCGCGATTTCCATCGACCGAATGACCGATCCCCCCGGACCCGCCGACGACCTGTTCCTGCAACGCGTGACGCAGGCCGTGACGGAGCTGGCCAAGGGAATGAAAACGGTCAGCTTTTACCCCGACGCCCACCCGCTTCTGATCCAGGCGATGTCGAAAATCCTCCTGCTGTTCGAGGAGATACCGGTCCCGGAGTCGGGGCTGGAGATCGGGGTCACGAGAAACGCCCTGCTCCTCAACGACACTCCGCTCCCCGGGGGCGGCGTCGTGAAGACGCTCGCGGACATCAACCGCGAGCTGTACATCCGCAGGGCGGCCCGCATCATCTTCCTCCCCGGCATGAAGGCCGAGGAAGTCGTCGCGTTCCTCAAGGTGATCACGGCGGACGTCGACCAGGTGCTCGACGCCGGAGGCCTGGAGAAGGCGCTGATGAAGGCGAAGGTCTCCCACATCTGGGCGAACCGCGTCGACTACGACCAGTTGACCGAGCTTCTCAAGATGGAGGAGCTCGAGGATCTCGAGGAGATCCCCGAAGCGCTTCTGGGCGACGAGGAAGTGCTCGTCCCGGGGAAGGAGCAGGTTCCCCCGGAGCTCGTCACGATCGACACCATCCTCGCCCGGATCGAGAAGGAGACCGACCCCGCCGCCTACCGGGAGCTCATCCTCGAGTTCTCGAATTTCCTCGCGGCGGAACGCCCGGAGCGGAGGATCGAGTACGCCACCCGGGCGATCTCCCTGTTCGTCCGCCACTTCGAGCACCCTCCCGGGGGAAACGAGGAGATCTCAAGGCTCGCGCGGATGGGGATCAAGGAGCTCGCGACCGACGATCTGATCGCGCACTACATCGGCCTGCTCCGGAAGCGGGGAACCCGTGGGCGGCGGGAGACGGAGACCGTCCTCGTCGCGCTCGAGGAGCGCTCCGTCGGCCCCCTTCTCCAGACGCTGGCCGAGGAGGAGGATCTTCTCGCGCGAAAGGCGATCGTCGAGATCGTGACGCGGATCGGCCGCGTCGCCGTGCCCGCCATCCTCGAGAATCTCTCCGATTCCCGGTGGTACATGGTCCGGAACATGATCACGGTGCTGGGCAGCCTCGGCATGCCGGACCTGGCCCCCCACGTGGCGTCGACCCTTTCCCACCCCGACCTCCGCGTGAAGAAGGAGGCGATCAAGGCGCTCTCCAAGATCCCGCACCCCTCCGCCGTGACCTCCCTGTGCGAACTCTGCTTCTTCCCGGAGGAGACGGTGGCCCTGACCGCCACGGCCGCGCTCGCCTCGAAGAGGGAGTCGGAGGCGGTCGTGGCGCTCTTCCGCCGGGCGGCCATGAAGAAGTTCCTCTACCCCAACTACCGGCTCGCCCACGAGGCGATCGACTCCCTCCGTTCCATCGGCACCGGGGACGCGGTCACGGCGCTCGAGCAGATCCTTTCGCTCAACGCGATCTTCCGGACGGAAAAATTCCGGGCGATGAAATCCCACGCCCTGAGGAGCATCTCAAAGATCAAGGGGGAGCATTCCAGGGAGGCGGTCGAACGGGCGCTCCGGTCCCCCGACCGGCACCTGAGATCCGAGGCGGAACGGGCGTTGAAGCGGCTGGAGAGCTGAACGCCCCGGGGGGAGAGCCATGACGGACCGGAAGCAGCTGGAAAACGCGATCGCCGGGATCGTGCGCCTCCTCGGAGCCTCGCTCAAGAACCGCGGACTCTACCCCGCCACCCATCCGCTGGTCCGCACCCCCGTGGAGAAGTGCCTCGCGCAGCTGAAGCCCCTGTTCTCGGACCGGGCGGAGCTGGCGTTGACCGTATCCGACGGGACCCTCGTGCTCGAGGGCGTTCCGATCTTCCAGCTCACGTCGTCGCTCGAGCTCTTCATGGCGCGGCTCGCCGGAATCGGCATCCCGTCCGTCATCTTCGAGAGGGGAGTCTCCGTCGAGGACGTGGAATACTTCGTCCGGTTCCTTCACGAGACGAAGGAGCAGGGGCTCTCCGTCACCGCGATCATGGAGCGCCTCTCCCGCGCCGGGGTGACGCACATCCGGGTGACCGGCGCGGAGGAGGACAAGGACGATTTCTCCCTCGCCCGCGAGATCTACGGGAACGCGATCGACGTCGTCGTCCAGGCGCTGAAGGACGTGCGCAGCGGGAAGATACCGAACGGGGCCGAGTCCGACCGGGCGGTTCGCGACATGGACGGCATGCTCTCGCGGAACCGGGACGCGATGCTCGCCCTCACGCTGATCAAGAACTTCGACGAATACACCTACAACCACTCGGTCAACGTCTCGATCCTGTCGCTCGCCGTGGCCGAGAGCCTGAACCTGCCGGAGCCGGACCGGGTGAGCGTCGGCGTCGCGGGGCTGCTCCACGACGTGGGGAAGACCCAGCTGGCGCTCGATCTGATCCGGAAGCCCGGCACCCTGACCGTGGACGAGTTCGAGGAGATCAAGAAACACCCGGAGGAGGGGTTCGCCATCCTGGGGAAGATGACGAACATCCAGGATGGAACCCGCAGCATGGTGCGGGAACACCACATGCGGTACGACCGGACCGGCTACCCGAGGCCGGAGCCCGAGTACCGGTTGAACCCGCACTCCCAGGTGATCGCGGTGGCCGACTGCTTCGACGCCCTGACGACGATGCGTTCGTACCAGAAGGCCCGTACGCCGGTCCAGGCCCTCGAGGTCATGCGGAAGCTCGCGGGGAAATCGCTCGACCCGGACCTCGTGCACCTCATGGAGCAGTCCCTGGGATTGTACCCGGTCGGCACGATGGTGCGGCTCAGCACGATGGAAATCGGGATCGTGACCGGCAACGCCGCGGGGGGCGTCGGGGTTCCGAAGATCGCGATCCTCTACGACCGCGCCGGGAACCCGCTGCCCGCCCCGCAACCGGCGGATCTTTCGGACGGCGGCCCGGACGGGAAGGCCCGCCGGGTCATTCTCGGAACGGTCAACCCGCTCCTCCACCCGTCCTTGTCGCTCGAAGGGATCCTGGCCACGGCGATGGCATAGGAAAAACCGCTACGGGCGGGACGACGTCCAGTTTCCCAGCGCGCCCGCGACCGCGGCCCGGACCATCTCGTTTCCGTCCGCGGCCCGCGACAGGATCTTCTCCCAGCCGCCCGCCTCCGTGAGACGCGAGAACGCCGC containing:
- a CDS encoding RecX family transcriptional regulator, producing MLARRPLSSGEVAMRLLGKGCAEADVPPVLERLRDLRLLDDPALCMQLARSYQEGRRYGPAKIARALAARRFPRELVAETLREVSTDEAVAESAALALRKKFRRGVPPGREGAAKAYRFLAGRGFPPHACRRAVGLRWVENSEGDD
- a CDS encoding PAS domain-containing protein, producing the protein MAGVKLRVILVVLSFLSFLSVSVAGYVYLRSLGDSASKEAEKDSALQAERIRNGVSSFLAENLKTARALAGLKEMGEVLSRPRGPSVARANAVLDHFRDALAADVCYVMDRVGTTVASSNRDAPDSFVGNNFAFRPYWRQAIRGSPSTYMAQGVTSKARGVYFSHPVYDGPGDPPIGVAVIKISTERIEEEFRQGGEGIVLLADPKGIVFAANRREWLYRSLHSLTQEDIEEVSRSQQFGPGPWEWSGLSILGDGTARDRSGAEYRFSRLDVSTYPGWSVVHLRDLRSVSRRISAPLFRVTAPIILALCFLIGLSVLFLYRRANDDIVRRRAAEEALREAQEKLTRHSGELERQVKERTRRFTSILRHTPAVVYVKDREGRYIYVNPRFTELFGVRNAEVRGRTDFDVFPREFAGALRENDRKVFDGRKPVQAEETFPQGDDSRIYLTTRFPIYDEAGEVATLCGISTDISGIKRAEDQLRRLSDSIIAGQEKERAAVARELHDEFGQVLTALALDSAWLRDRLKDADPAASRQAQAMCGIIDKAIDEVRGIATRLRPGALDNLGLVDALDWYIRDFEKRSRIRCVYRPRGVPRIADKAATAVYRIAQEALTNVARHSGATRVDVALRVEEGALLLSVEDDGKGFDTDRLDESKGLGVVGMRERASLIGGTLSIGNRPGGGARIDLRLPLRVAKGEPA
- a CDS encoding tetratricopeptide repeat protein, which produces MSRELAALIRMGKSAFTEADCRRAERHLQEALSGGADYPDLHYTLGLIEHQRGNYRQAVERFGKAIALNPDYTEALLSQSITLNDMGRYEEAREAYDRAAGILSRHGTPPGENLVRGRIANLHKELGELYLALGRQEEAISHFRNALAAAPEYPDIRVRLVAALREAGRPEEAMAEVEAFLAGAPGNAAALIQKGVLHYLAGNRGPARRCWEEALYRDPLNKIVQVYLNAIDRESPPG
- the alaS gene encoding alanine--tRNA ligase, which encodes MAKTGAQLRSAFLAYFERNGHKVLPSSSLVPANDPTLLFTNSGMVQFKEYFLGLSSADWKRAATSQRCLRVSGKHNDLENVGYTARHHTLFEMLGNFSFGDYFKKDAIFYGWDFLTREVGLDGGRMTVSVFREDDEAYDLWHKTMGIPASRIVRFDEKDNFWAMGPTGPCGPCSEILYDQGEGVGCGKPGCAVGCDCDRFLEIWNLVFMQYNQDEGGTKAPLPRPSIDTGMGLERLAGVVQGVKSNYDTDLFRPILAGISRLCGVAPGKSPALDAAMRVVADHARATAFLIADGIMPSNEGRGYVLRRIMRRALRHGKKLGFDGPFLHKVAGTVVGEFSSAYPELAASASFIDTVAFQEERRFLETLDAGLRLVEEEFSRMASGGAKVFPGDAAFRLYDTYGFPVDLTADLCRERGVALDAAGFESEMAKQRAQSRTSWKGGEVGAADAVAAELSRSGASVSFVGYDRRIAECRVVAIFLAGVRVASADRGEEVDIVTDATPFYGESGGQAGDTGRISGDGFALEVTDTRRPSAELIVHRARVVEGTVREGQEASLAVDEAKRRSAEGNHTATHLLQAALRKTLGTHIRQAGSYVGPDKLRFDFTHYEGLSPEALAAVEEEVNRAVFSAAPVSWEHLPYEEAVAAGAMAFFGEKYADIVRMVTVQGVSRELCGGTHVRNTAEIGLFRVLSEGALAAGVRRIEAVTGLPAWRLMREEAETLHGVARELKVAGAEVPDRVRKLAAQIKALEKSLQDARRRSSRDLVGEILASAVLRDGVRRVAAEVEPMDPASLRELADAVKGKLGSGLLLLGTREGDRCHLVAGVTSDLTAKFSASDIVKKAAAHVGGGGGGRKDMAQAGGSVLDGLPKAFESLSEW
- the bamD gene encoding outer membrane protein assembly factor BamD, with translation MRIFLATGTILSLLLSAGCSDKLSRQTGLTDADLLARGQKKAEQKKHKDAAEAFQTLIERFPTSPLASRAQFALAESRMANREEIEAEVAFDDFLRLYPADPKVPDALFLKGKLLSGQLLPPGRDQGKTQEALKAYSQFLEKAPGSPRAAEAGKRIAELRNRLALHEGAVIDHFLSRKRFDSAEARALRALEAYPDVPATPDLMLLLSRALDRQGKKEEAAKVRSTLAAKYPGRGGGKR